A genome region from Gadus chalcogrammus isolate NIFS_2021 chromosome 7, NIFS_Gcha_1.0, whole genome shotgun sequence includes the following:
- the pitpnab gene encoding phosphatidylinositol transfer protein alpha isoform: protein MLIKEFRVILPISVEEYQVGQLYSVAEASKNETGGGEGVEVLKNEPYEKDGEKGQYTHKIYHLQSKVPSFVRMLAPASALNIHEKAWNAYPYCRTVITNEYMKDNFLIKIETWHKPDMGHQENVHALDADTWKKVDVVYIDIADRTQVEPKDYKPEEDPSKYKSVKTSRGPLGPDWKKELPKKTDCPHMCAYKLVTVKFKWWGLQNKVENFIQKQEKRLFTNFHRQLFCWIDRWIELNMEDIRRMEEETRKELDEMRVKDPVKGMVALED, encoded by the exons ATGCTTATAAAGGAATT CCGAGTAATCCTGCCTATCTCTGTCGAGGAG TACCAGGTGGGCCAGCTGTACTCGGTGGCCGAGGCCAGTAAGAATGAgacgggtggaggggagggggtggaggtcctGAAGAATGAACCCTACGAAAAGGACGGAGAGAAGGGACAGTACACGCACAAAATCTATCACTTGCAGAG taAAGTGCCCTCGTTTGTCCGAATGCTGGCCCCAGCATCAGCTCTGAATATCCATGAGAAAGCCTGGAATGCCTACCCATACTGCCGTACAG TTATCACT AACGAGTACATGAAAGATAACTTCCTGATCAAGATCGAAACGTGGCACAAACCGGACATGGGCCATCAGGAAAAT GTGCACGCTCTTGATGCTGATACCTGGAAAAAGGTGGATGTTGTGTACATCGACATCGCAGACAGGACCCAAGTAGAGCCCAAG gACTACAAGCCAGAGGAGGACCCCTCCAAGTACAAATCAGTGAAGACCAGCAGGGGGCCACTGGGGCCTGACTGGAAG AAAGAGCTTCCCAAAAAGACAGACTGCCCACACATGTGTGCCTATAAACTGGTCACAGTCAAGTTCAAGTGGTGGGGTCTGCAGAATAAGGTGGAGAACTTCATCCAAAAG CAAGAGAAGCGTTTGTTCACTAATTTCCACCGCCAGCTGTTCTGCTGGATCGACCGGTGGATTGAACTCAATATGGAGGACATCCGTcgcatggaggaggagacacgcAAAGAACTAGACGAG ATGAGAGTGAAGGATCCAGTGAAGGGCATGGTGGCTCTAGAAGATTGA